The following coding sequences are from one Musa acuminata AAA Group cultivar baxijiao chromosome BXJ2-4, Cavendish_Baxijiao_AAA, whole genome shotgun sequence window:
- the LOC103981896 gene encoding uncharacterized protein LOC103981896, translating into MASASSLFPSRLLPIPGQVRVAVYSNPTSLRVLLERRPKGDAKARRALFRVAAEGRNGLKQDDDGGGGVDLGRDRQRPAFNLRWRDLLSPDPENIAAVALTGLLTWASVQVLFQLFVISVAILLAAVKYSFVAALLLIILITLL; encoded by the coding sequence ATGGCTTCCGCTTCATCACTCTTTCCCTCGCGCCTTCTTCCCATCCCCGGCCAAGTCCGCGTTGCGGTGTACAGCAATCCGACGTCCCTTCGTGTCCTTCTCGAGCGACGGCCAAAGGGGGATGCCAAGGCGCGGAGGGCCCTCTTCCGCGTGGCAGCGGAGGGCAGAAACGGGCTGAAGCAGgacgacgacggcggcggcggagtGGACCTGGGGAGGGACCGCCAGCGGCCGGCTTTCAACCTCCGGTGGCGAGATCTCCTGTCCCCTGACCCCGAGAACATTGCGGCCGTCGCGTTGACCGGCCTCCTCACCTGGGCCAGCGTCCAGGTCCTCTTCCAGCTCTTCGTAATCTCCGTTGCTATCCTCCTTGCGGCCGTCAAGTACTCCTTCGTCGCCGCTCTCCTCCTTATCATACTGATCACCCTCCTTTGA
- the LOC135585737 gene encoding uncharacterized protein LOC135585737, which yields MASRSGGVGRGRGGRGNPPGLGGGIAPRECECCRAAAGIPFCRVEWSFLCAGCAAGVHGQSWIVAVPPGPNPGSNLNPVAPSAYSLPYACQYPCPNSNPNPGPPPPPLPTAVPPPNPYPNANPSPGTNLNHVVQLSSDEDVASAGEDGDGGSSRKRRRASAEGESSAEASMMRDKEMRKNRKSRKVHADMKPRVDGKSVDTADSSGAEGEAGARGEGEPDSGGDEARVDSSEDARTDAVEELTDLGEQLRPVEAGEMVATSPSFEVEQFDEGVDLGQINAGEEVGLL from the coding sequence ATGGCGAGCCGTAGCGGTGGCGTCGGTCGCGGCCGGGGTGGCCGAGGCAACCCACCCGGTCTCGGCGGTGGGATCGCCCCCAGGGAGTGCGAGTGCTGCCGGGCGGCGGCCGGCATCCCCTTCTGCCGCGTGGAGTGGTCTTTCCTCTGCGCCGGCTGTGCAGCCGGCGTCCATGGTCAGAGCTGGATCGTCGCCGTACCTCCTGGCCCGAACCCTGGCTCCAATCTCAATCCTGTTGCTCCCAGCGCTTACTCTTTGCCTTATGCTTGTCAGTACCCCtgccctaattctaaccctaacccTGGGCCTCCTCCGCCTCCCCTGCCTACCGCTGTCCCTCCTCCTAATCCGTATCCTAACGCTAATCCTAGCCCCGGAACCAATCTCAACCACGTGGTGCAGTTGTCGTCGGACGAAGACGTTGCGTCCGCCGGTGAGGACGGCGACGGTGGCAGCAGCCGGAAACGTCGGCGGGCGTCGGCGGAAGGAGAGAGTTCAGCGGAAGCCAGCATGATGAGGGACAAGGAGATGCGGAAGAACCGAAAGTCCCGGAAGGTTCATGCGGACATGAAGCCAAGGGTCGATGGGAAATCTGTCGATACAGCGGATTCTTCTGGGGCAGAAGGGGAGGCTGGTGCCAGGGGAGAAGGAGAGCCTGATAGCGGTGGGGATGAGGCGCGAGTGGACTCAAGCGAGGATGCGAGGACCGATGCTGTTGAGGAGTTGACCGATCTCGGTGAGCAGCTAAGACCAGTGGAGGCAGGTGAGATGGTAGCCACAAGTCCGAGCTTTGAGGTGGAGCAGTTCGATGAAGGAGTGGATTTGGGGCAGATTAATGCTGGTGAGGAAGTGGGACTATTGTGA